The genomic stretch GGGCTCGCCTCCGCCAACTCCCTCTCCCCGGTCATCAATAACACGCTCTTCATCGCCTCATTCCGCGGATCTGTATACTTGTACCAATTCACCACGCGTGCGACGCGCTCCTTGACGCGATCCCAATGCCATTGCGAGAAGTTCGGGACGGAGGAACCGAGCTTCTTGCAGACCTTAGGATCGTCGGTGCTTAGGATGCGCGTGCAGGTGAAGGATTCCGAGAAGAAGAGGGATTTTAGGTACATGTAGGACTGTTCCGCGGTGGTGAATGGGATACTGGTTGTGTGGGTGGAAAGGATTTGTCCGGCGGTTAGGGGGGGTTGGGGGACTTGAGGGATCGCTTGTTTTCCTTTGTTTGATGCTGGTGTCGGCGTTGGTTCTGGAGGAGGTGATGGTGGTGATACCGGCGCTGGCGCTGTGTCGATGAGCCATTGGAGCGAGGAGGTGGGTATGCTGAAGGGGCTTGCGTGCCACTGACAGGATACTCCGTATGGTGGCTCGTCGGGCATGTAGAAGTAGATTATACCGTTTGCTTGGTCTGCCTCTGTGGTCGGAAGATTCTTTTGGGGTCGTCCGGCGCGGTGGGGCTTGCGTTTTCCCATGTTGATAGCGAGAAGTTGAGAGATATTGATTTTTATAACAGGGACTTATTACTATAATATGACTCCAAAGAAGAGTTTGGGTTGACTTCATGCTAGTGTACCATAGTTCGACAAGGGCGCAAGGGCTGAACGTAGGGCTGAGCTAGAGTACATTACATGTTGCCCAACCTGATTTTAGTTTGCGTTTCCAATGGCATCCAGGTAGTCTATCTGGGCGTGACAAACGCCCTGCAGAAGTCGTTACGCGCACACATATCGTTTGCCTCATTGCATAGTCATATATTGCGGATCCACAAAGTCGTTGAAACAATACCTTCTAATTACAACCAAACTACCAACCCCTACTTCACAAAAAACGTCAACTCTACCACTTCAACTCTTCTTCCCCCTAAAGTCCTGACTAATTTTCCTAACCAGCATCGCAAACGTCCCCCTCGTCTCCCAAATCGGCAATATACAACTAATCGCACTACTAGCAAAAACCCACATGAAACTTATGATGACCCAGCCAGTGAAAAAGCCCTTGGAAAAGATGTAGTGCGAGAAGAACATTGGCATCGGTAGCAAGAAGTCGAGGATGAATGTTAGCAGGAACGCGGAGATGCAGGCGAGTTTAAAGGCGCGACGGAGTGTCGATGGGTCGTCCGGTTCTTCGAGAGTAGGTGCGAGGTGCGGTGGGAGTTCTGCTACAGCGGCTGGTTGCGTGGTGGGTTCTGCTACGGAGCTCTTCTCGCAGGAGTCGGAGAGCTCGGGTATTGGAGAATCTTCGTGGGAGAGACCGTCTGTGACGACGGCGTTGATGGAGCGGGTAATTTCCCAATCGAAGTTGTCGGGTTTAATCAGTGTGATTGTGGTTGTTACGATCAGTCCAGTCATGATTGCTGCTAGGTTACCGGCGAGCGTAGGGTATGATAGTCCAGTCGTGTGAATGTTGATCGCTCCGTAGTAGACCTTTGCTGTTGATAGCCAAGCTGTGAGTCCGGCGGCGAGACCAGAAAGACACCCAGAGATTGCGGCTACGCGAGTTTGCTTGCGCCATGTAATAGCGAATGCGGTGGGGAAGACAGCGCCGCCGATAAGTAGACCCATCACACTTTAAAATGTTAGTATAGCATCGCACAGGAAAGGTAGAGATAGATGCTTACAGGAAAAGCCAGCCAAGGTCAATAGAGGCTGCGTGCCAAATGCAAGCGAAAACGGACATTGTCAGTCCGAATACGCAGATCATGATATGCGAAACAAAGACAAGCTGCTTTGGCTCAGCCTTTGGCGATATGTACTCTTTGTACACGTCAAACGTAAGCAACGAAGACACAGCAATGAGCTCCGCACTCGCGCATGATGTGACTGCCATGAAAAGCACTACTAAAAGTGCGACAGCACCTCCCTGTCCGAGCAAGGTCTCAGCGGCAAAGGCAGCGGCGAGACCAGATGAGATCTGGCCAGTCGTTGGTACATTTGGGTACGTAGGAAATCGCGGGTTGTCTGTGAGTGCAACTGCAGCAAGACCGAGTGTCGTCGAAAAGCCGAATGGGATCGCGAACCAAGCGAGGCCTCCGAGAAGATAGGCGCGTACAGCGGTTGATGGTTTAGAAGCAATCGCTCGCTGCCAGTATGCTTGGTCAAGGAAGACGGTTCCAGATCCAGAGCACAGTTGGATGACACCGAAAACCAGACCGAAGTTCGACTTTAAGGTGACATACGAGCCCTCGTGGTTTCCAGCAATGGGACGCTGGGTTCTGGCTTTCTTGAGGAGCTCGTACATCTCACCAGGTGAGCCGATTAATGGACTGACTGCGTATGCGTTGAACATGAAGTAGAGGATGATGATCATCAGAATCAACGTGTGGCTGTAATCGCAGATGAATGTCGCTCTCAAGCCACCGAGGATAACATAGGCGCACACACCTGTCGGTGTTAGCATTTCTCCAACACATTGTCACAGGTTTGACATACCAACTGGGATCAGAAAGACGGCCGCGTAAACT from Pyrenophora tritici-repentis strain M4 chromosome 1, whole genome shotgun sequence encodes the following:
- a CDS encoding PutP, Na+-proline symporter; this translates as MADATKTPLPVGAGYGVVVGIGFFFAFIMMGISYLQNRYTRYSTYQSEEFNTASRSVKPGLIASGIVSAWTWAATLLQSSTVAYQYGVAGPFWYAAGATVQILMFSILACKVKQNAPRCHTYLEIIKARYGTLAHLVFMVFAFVTNILVGSQLLLGGSAVVTSLTGMPVYAAVFLIPVGVCAYVILGGLRATFICDYSHTLILMIIILYFMFNAYAVSPLIGSPGEMYELLKKARTQRPIAGNHEGSYVTLKSNFGLVFGVIQLCSGSGTVFLDQAYWQRAIASKPSTAVRAYLLGGLAWFAIPFGFSTTLGLAAVALTDNPRFPTYPNVPTTGQISSGLAAAFAAETLLGQGGAVALLVVLFMAVTSCASAELIAVSSLLTFDVYKEYISPKAEPKQLVFVSHIMICVFGLTMSVFACIWHAASIDLGWLFLVMGLLIGGAVFPTAFAITWRKQTRVAAISGCLSGLAAGLTAWLSTAKVYYGAINIHTTGLSYPTLAGNLAAIMTGLIVTTTITLIKPDNFDWEITRSINAVVTDGLSHEDSPIPELSDSCEKSSVAEPTTQPAAVAELPPHLAPTLEEPDDPSTLRRAFKLACISAFLLTFILDFLLPMPMFFSHYIFSKGFFTGWVIISFMWVFASSAISCILPIWETRGTFAMLVRKISQDFRGKKS